A genomic region of Streptomyces sp. R33 contains the following coding sequences:
- a CDS encoding ATP-dependent DNA ligase: MLLAEVARVSREVAETSARSRKTALLAELFAAAPPEEAGLVISYLAGRLPQGRPGIGWRALGREVEPAAEPTLTVTAVDAAVTELAAVAGAGSQAERRRILDALLGAATAPEQRFLRSLLSGEVRQGALDAVALEGVAAASGVPAAELRRAVMLDGSLPRVAAAALAGGAAALREVTLRVGQPVQPMLANTAKSVAEALAALGPCAVEEKLDGIRVQVHRDGDDVRVYTRSLDEITGRLPEVAQLARALPGERFILDGEVIGQTPDGRPVPFQEVASRVGSRVDVETARRTLPVVPYFFDVLAAGDEVLLDLPVRERYAVLAALVPQESRVRRFVVEDPQEQAAAAEEFWAETLRRGHEGVMVKGLDSTYAAGRRGRHWLKVKPVHTLDLVVLAVEWGHGRRTGLLSNLHLGARAADGTYAMLGKTFKGLTDEMLRWQTARLRELAVEDDGFTVRVRPELVVEIAYDGLQRSPRYPAGVALRFARVLRHRPDKRAEEADTVETVLGGS, encoded by the coding sequence ATGCTGCTCGCCGAGGTCGCGCGCGTGTCCCGGGAGGTCGCCGAGACCTCCGCCCGGTCCCGGAAGACCGCCCTGCTCGCGGAGCTGTTCGCCGCGGCGCCCCCCGAGGAGGCCGGCCTGGTCATCTCGTACCTCGCAGGGCGGCTCCCGCAGGGCCGGCCCGGCATCGGGTGGCGCGCGCTCGGCCGGGAGGTCGAACCCGCCGCCGAACCCACCTTGACCGTCACCGCCGTCGACGCGGCGGTGACGGAGCTCGCCGCAGTGGCGGGCGCGGGCTCGCAGGCCGAGCGGCGCCGGATCCTCGACGCCCTGCTCGGCGCGGCCACCGCACCCGAGCAGCGGTTCCTGCGCAGCCTGCTCTCCGGCGAGGTCCGCCAGGGCGCCCTCGACGCGGTCGCGCTGGAAGGCGTCGCCGCGGCCTCGGGGGTGCCGGCCGCCGAGCTGCGCCGGGCCGTGATGCTGGACGGATCGCTGCCCCGGGTGGCCGCGGCGGCGCTGGCCGGCGGCGCGGCGGCCCTGCGCGAGGTCACCCTGCGCGTCGGGCAGCCCGTACAGCCGATGCTGGCGAACACCGCCAAGTCGGTGGCCGAGGCCCTGGCCGCGCTCGGGCCCTGCGCGGTGGAGGAGAAACTCGACGGGATCCGGGTGCAGGTGCACCGGGACGGGGACGACGTACGGGTGTACACGCGCTCCCTCGACGAGATCACCGGCCGGCTGCCGGAGGTGGCGCAGCTCGCGCGGGCGTTGCCGGGGGAGAGGTTCATCCTCGACGGCGAGGTGATCGGGCAGACGCCGGACGGCCGGCCGGTGCCCTTCCAGGAGGTCGCGAGCCGGGTCGGATCGCGGGTCGACGTCGAGACCGCGCGGCGCACCCTGCCCGTCGTCCCGTACTTCTTCGACGTACTGGCGGCGGGGGACGAGGTGCTCCTGGACCTCCCGGTGCGCGAGCGGTATGCGGTGCTCGCCGCCCTCGTGCCGCAGGAGTCCCGGGTCCGCCGTTTCGTCGTCGAGGACCCGCAGGAGCAGGCGGCCGCCGCCGAGGAGTTCTGGGCCGAGACCCTGCGCCGCGGCCACGAGGGGGTGATGGTCAAGGGCCTCGACTCGACCTACGCGGCCGGGCGGCGCGGCAGACACTGGCTCAAGGTGAAACCGGTGCACACGCTCGACCTCGTGGTGCTCGCGGTCGAATGGGGGCACGGCCGGCGCACCGGACTGCTGTCGAACCTGCACCTCGGGGCCCGGGCCGCCGACGGCACGTACGCCATGCTCGGCAAGACCTTCAAGGGGCTCACCGACGAGATGCTGCGCTGGCAGACCGCCCGGCTGCGGGAGCTGGCGGTGGAGGACGACGGCTTCACCGTGCGGGTGCGGCCCGAGCTGGTCGTGGAGATCGCGTACGACGGCCTCCAGCGCTCCCCGCGCTACCCCGCCGGGGTCGCCCTGCGCTTCGCGCGGGTGCTGCGACACCGCCCGGACAAGCGCGCGGAGGAGGCGGACACGGTGGAGACGGTGCTCGGCGGGAGCTGA
- a CDS encoding alpha/beta fold hydrolase, whose amino-acid sequence MKLRLPKLRPPRRRRSRLLAGAAALAVVAGAGTWTAAASGGATPVHRQDRTLEMPGAGIDTSYFTAGGGGKRPAVLLGHGFGGSKDDVRAQAEQLARDGYAVLTWSARGFGRSGGHIGLNDPEHEVKDVSRLVDWLAQQPEVRLDGDGDPRVGVTGASYGGAISLLAAGYDRRIDAIAPQITYWNLADSLFPQGVFKKLWAGLFFTTGSADGMQPGALATGNPAAAGAPASGAADTATACGRFQPELCAMYERVAVAGKPDAEARALLERRSPSAVGDRIKVPALIVQGQEDSLFPLDQADAMARAIAANGAPVSVDWAAGGHDGGMRESGRVEARVAAWFDRYLKDDRGADTGPAFRVSRSGGIDSTDGAVQLRGANGERYPGLTSGPREFALSGREQSFGNPAGGAPPALSSLPGIGGQLAAFGAGLSLDFPGQNARFESEPLAGEVRITGTPTITLNVRSTAADGSAVLFGKLYDVGPDGRQAVLPSQLVAPVRVENAQEGATVQLRLPAVDHAVQAGHRLRLVVAATDLGYASPAAPATYTVAAQGALAVPVADGVRTASAGLPAWTWGLPLGAALLAAALLGIRRTGREGAGARAGVPQPDPALADVPLEITGLTKRYAKAQDRYAVRDLSFRVEKGQVLGLLGPNGAGKTTTLRMLMGLISPDAGEIRVFGHAVRAGAPVLSRVGAFVEGAGFLPHLSGRANLELYWQATGRPAEDAHMAQALEIAGLGDALERAVRTYSQGMRQRLAIAQAMLGMPDLLILDEPTNGLDPPQIREMRDVMIRYAAGGRTVIVSSHLLSEVEQSCTHLVVMDRGRLVQAGEVAEITGGGDVLLVTLAEPVDEGVVGKVAALEGVGSVAAADDGLLVRLEGATAAGLIAELVRLEVPVSAVGPHRRLEDAFLTLIGGAA is encoded by the coding sequence ATGAAGCTCCGATTGCCGAAGCTCCGGCCGCCACGGCGCCGCCGAAGCCGCCTGCTCGCGGGCGCCGCCGCGCTCGCCGTCGTCGCGGGGGCCGGTACGTGGACCGCCGCCGCGTCCGGCGGGGCGACCCCCGTGCACCGCCAGGACCGGACGCTGGAGATGCCCGGCGCCGGGATCGACACCTCGTACTTCACGGCGGGCGGCGGCGGCAAGCGGCCCGCCGTGCTCCTCGGGCACGGTTTCGGCGGCAGCAAGGACGACGTCCGGGCGCAGGCCGAGCAGCTGGCCCGGGACGGGTACGCCGTGCTGACCTGGTCGGCGCGCGGCTTCGGCCGCTCCGGCGGCCATATCGGGCTGAACGACCCCGAGCACGAGGTCAAGGACGTCTCGCGGCTCGTCGACTGGCTCGCGCAACAGCCCGAGGTGCGGCTCGACGGGGACGGCGACCCGCGCGTCGGCGTCACCGGGGCCTCGTACGGCGGGGCGATCTCGCTGCTCGCCGCCGGATACGACCGGCGGATCGACGCGATCGCCCCGCAGATCACGTACTGGAACCTCGCGGACTCCCTCTTCCCGCAAGGCGTGTTCAAGAAGCTGTGGGCGGGGCTGTTCTTCACCACCGGTTCGGCCGACGGGATGCAGCCCGGGGCGCTGGCGACGGGCAACCCCGCAGCGGCGGGCGCCCCCGCCTCCGGCGCCGCGGACACGGCCACCGCCTGCGGGCGGTTCCAGCCGGAGCTGTGCGCCATGTACGAGCGGGTCGCGGTGGCCGGGAAGCCCGACGCCGAGGCCCGCGCCCTGCTGGAGCGGCGCAGCCCGTCGGCGGTCGGCGACCGGATCAAGGTGCCGGCCCTGATCGTGCAGGGCCAGGAGGACTCCCTCTTCCCGCTCGACCAGGCCGACGCCATGGCGAGGGCGATCGCGGCGAACGGTGCGCCCGTCTCCGTGGACTGGGCGGCCGGCGGGCACGACGGCGGCATGCGCGAGTCGGGCCGGGTCGAGGCGCGGGTGGCCGCCTGGTTCGACCGCTACCTGAAGGACGACCGGGGCGCGGACACCGGCCCGGCCTTCCGCGTCTCGCGCTCCGGCGGCATCGACTCCACCGACGGGGCGGTCCAGTTGCGCGGCGCGAACGGCGAGCGCTACCCGGGGCTGACGTCCGGTCCCCGGGAGTTCGCCCTGAGCGGCCGGGAGCAGAGTTTCGGCAATCCGGCGGGCGGCGCTCCGCCCGCGCTGTCGTCCCTGCCGGGGATCGGCGGGCAGCTCGCCGCGTTCGGAGCCGGGCTCTCGCTGGACTTCCCCGGGCAGAACGCCCGGTTCGAGTCGGAGCCGCTGGCCGGGGAGGTGAGGATCACCGGGACGCCGACCATCACCCTGAACGTGAGGTCGACGGCTGCGGACGGTTCTGCCGTCCTGTTCGGCAAGCTGTACGACGTCGGGCCCGACGGGCGCCAAGCGGTGCTGCCGAGCCAGTTGGTCGCCCCGGTGCGCGTGGAGAACGCGCAGGAGGGGGCGACGGTGCAGCTGCGGCTCCCGGCCGTCGACCACGCCGTGCAGGCCGGGCACCGGCTGCGGCTGGTCGTCGCCGCCACCGACCTCGGCTACGCGTCCCCGGCCGCGCCGGCCACCTACACGGTCGCGGCGCAGGGCGCCCTGGCCGTTCCGGTGGCCGACGGGGTACGGACCGCCTCGGCGGGGCTGCCCGCGTGGACCTGGGGGCTGCCGCTGGGCGCTGCGCTGCTGGCCGCGGCGCTGCTGGGGATCCGGAGGACCGGCCGGGAGGGTGCGGGGGCGCGGGCCGGGGTACCGCAGCCCGACCCCGCGCTGGCCGACGTACCGCTTGAAATCACCGGTCTGACGAAGCGGTACGCAAAGGCACAGGACCGGTATGCGGTGCGAGACCTGTCGTTCCGGGTGGAGAAGGGGCAGGTCCTGGGCCTGCTCGGGCCCAACGGCGCCGGAAAGACCACCACCCTGCGGATGCTGATGGGGCTGATCTCCCCGGACGCCGGGGAGATCCGGGTGTTCGGGCACGCGGTACGGGCCGGTGCTCCGGTGCTGTCGCGGGTCGGGGCGTTCGTCGAGGGGGCCGGTTTCCTGCCGCACCTGTCGGGGCGGGCCAACCTGGAGCTGTACTGGCAGGCCACCGGCCGGCCGGCCGAGGACGCGCACATGGCGCAGGCCCTGGAGATCGCCGGCCTGGGCGATGCGCTGGAGCGCGCGGTGCGCACGTACTCGCAGGGCATGCGGCAGCGGCTCGCGATCGCGCAGGCCATGCTCGGGATGCCGGACCTGCTGATCCTCGACGAGCCGACGAACGGTCTGGACCCGCCGCAGATCCGGGAGATGCGGGACGTGATGATCCGGTACGCGGCGGGCGGGCGGACGGTCATCGTCTCGAGCCATCTGCTGTCGGAGGTCGAGCAGTCGTGCACCCATCTGGTGGTCATGGACCGCGGACGGCTCGTGCAGGCCGGCGAGGTCGCGGAGATCACGGGTGGTGGGGACGTGCTGCTGGTGACGCTGGCGGAGCCGGTGGACGAAGGGGTCGTGGGCAAGGTGGCGGCTCTGGAGGGAGTGGGTTCCGTGGCGGCGGCCGACGACGGGCTGCTGGTACGGCTGGAGGGAGCGACGGCCGCAGGGCTGATCGCCGAGCTGGTACGGCTGGAGGTGCCGGTGTCCGCAGTGGGGCCGCACCGCCGGCTGGAGGACGCGTTCCTCACCCTGATCGGAGGTGCGGCGTGA